From the Lathyrus oleraceus cultivar Zhongwan6 chromosome 3, CAAS_Psat_ZW6_1.0, whole genome shotgun sequence genome, the window gtatgatagtGATCAAGTGTCTTCTCATATTACTACTATGGTCACCCGTTGTAATGACATTGACTACTTGTTGAGAATCCACCTCTAGAATCACCTTTCAAAAATCCATTGCCACAACTAGCTTTAAACCTTCCAAGACACCCTAAATCTCAGCTATGTAGACACTACTCATGCCCACATATTTAAAGAAACCTCCAAGCCATTCGCCTTCACTCCCTCTAATGATCCCACCACAACTTATATTGCCATGGTTATTTTTTGCTCCATCAATGTTTAGCTTGACCTAACCCATCGGGGAAGCTTCCCACTTAATGTAGCTTAAACTTCTATGGGGCTTCAAGCTGATATTTGCAACAGTTTTTACATGCTCATAATCTTGGACAACCCCATTTATATGACTTAACACGCATGATGGTAAATTAAAACTTCTATCATGAGTCTCCTTATTGTGCCACGTCTAAGTATTATGGCAAGCAGCAATCTAAAAAGTCGTCCAATCTTTCTCGGTGTTCCACCCCAAGTTAGTATTCATGTTATAATGGATCCAATTTTCAAATTATACGCAAAAAAAGCTAAAACGATTGTTAGTTTTTACAGCTTCCATCCAAAGCACAACTGCACGCGGGAAATCCTGAAGAACATGGAATGCGTCTTCTTCAATGTTATTACAAACGAAACACATTGCACTTCCAAGTCCCATGCGGTGCTTTCGACTATTAGTGAGCAATCTATCATGTCGAAGAATCCAAACAAATAATATAATTCTTTCCGTTGCTTGGATTTTCCAAATCTCTTTCCATGGCATGTTACTACTGTTTCCTTCACATTCATAAATAAGCTTGTACATAGCTCCCACACTAAATTGTTTTCCATCGTGTCCAATTCCAATCCTCACGGCTGGCCCAGCGTCGAAAGAATGGGGCACAATAACATCAATTCATTGGAGCATATTCATTGAAACCCAATTATTTAGTTCTTCCCGCTTCCAGCCAGCATCTACGTGAGCAATGTCCGCcactttttcatttttcatgtGCATGGGGATAACAATTTGAAGGTCAGCAACGCGACCATTTGGTGCAATCCAGACATCATTCCAAGCATTCACACCTCTGCCGTCTCCAACACTCCACATACTGTATTTATCAATTTTTGGCCAAACTTTAACAATACTTTTCCAGAGGCTTGAGTTTGTGGGCTTCACCGAAATATCTCTTCTATTATCATTTCTATCGTATTTACCCCACACAACATCACACCAGAACTCTCCATTGTTATTTTGGAGCTTCCAACCAAACTTTGAGATGCATGTCTTATTCATAATGTCCCATTTGTGCAGTCCCAATCCACCATCACAATTAGAATGTTGCGGATTCCAACTCACACTCTCACCATTTAATATTTATATATAACTAAGAATCAAATTGCCTAACTTAAGAGATAATTAGTTTGATTTATTACACTCATATCTTACATGAATTATGCCATTAATATTCTAAATATTCAATTTGGTTGAAGTTGATTATAATTAGTCATAAGTTGTTAGTAAAATTAGTTgttttttataattaaaatagTTTAAGATCTCTATATAATTACTATACTTTACTTATTGTTACCAACATTTCTCATTAATAAtaaattttcttttgatttactttatatatatatatatatatatatatatatatatatataatatatatatatatatatattatatataatatataatatatatatatatatatataatatatatatatatatatatatatatatatatatatatatgcttcTTAACACtttttttgaatttatttatAAATCAAAGTCATCTTAAGTATTCATAAATATAAATATAAGTAAAACTCATTAAATTAAATTTCgtttataattattttatttacaaaaataatATTAGTGTTCCAAAAATATCTTTAGTTAATTCTTTATTTTCCAAGAAGAATGCATAGTCCCAATACAAATTTAgtttaataatattttaaaaaatataataaatttcCTACAATATTTGTAATTGAAGAAACTTTAGTGTCTCAATCACATATCGgaaggagaaaagagaaaagaaaagaatgaatATGTTGGTGGTGTTCCTCAACTGAAGCAAAAAAAGTGTAGTCGTTTActtcttttcatcttcttctctcTCTTTAGTCCCAATACCACATAAATGAACTCATACATACATTTCCATATTACATATACATACACTGTactctctctctccctctctctccGGTACCTTTCCACTGTACTTTTTTGAGAAAGCCACGCCACATCAACATTTAGCGTAAATACCTACAAAGAATGAGTTCATCCTCAGGCCAGACTACTACTGGCCATGATCTCTCTTTCAAGATCTTACTCATCGGTGATTCTGGTGTTGGAAAAAGTTGCCTACTCGTTACCTTCATTTCCAGTTCATCTATCGAAGATCTTTCACCAACCATTGGTATTTCTCACAATTCTCGTTTCTATCGAATTGCCGCCGATCTATTGCTTCATGCTCTCGTTCCGTAGCTGTTTTTCTTTTATCTGATTTGAGTTTTCATATGATCTAATGTCATTTTTATGTTCCGTAGGTGTTGATTTTAAGATCAAAACACTCACTGTAGGTGGGAAGAGATTAAAACTTACAATTTGGGACACAGGTATATATTTGTATCCGTGTCGATGCGATGTTGGATATCTCATATTTGTGATTGtgtttaatttatttatttttcaaaattattaCCGGTGTCGTCGTGTCACTGTCGTGAATGTGTTAAGGGTATCTGTTATTCATAGGTTTCTTTTGATTCATTTGTGAATTGACAAAAATGACTGGTTTAATTTAAGTGGTATATTGACTTATAAAATAGCAATGGATCCATTGCAGCTGGGCAGGAAAGGTTCAGGACTCTAACAAGTTCTTACTATAGAGGAGCGCAAGGAATTATTCTCGGTATGTATGTGGTTTGGTTTATGTACATGTAGATATCCGCTACGGTGGCTTTTTGTTTCTATTTTTTGGCATCAAGGGTTCATTAAGCATATTTGCCTTGTTGTGAAACTGTAATTTTGTAGTAGTTAAAGTATGATTTTAAATGACTGATGAAGGAATTTTTGTGATGTTAATGATTTCTATTTATAGAGTGATTCATTTTCGTTTCTTATAGTTTATGATGTCACGAAGAGAGAAACCTTTACAAATTTATCTGAAGTGTGGTCTAAGGAATTGGAACTCTATTCAACTAACCAGGAGTGCGTGAAGATGCTAGTTGGAAATAAAGTTGACAGAGTAAGTTTTATGTTTTAGTTTGTTAAATCTTGTGTAAGGTTGCAGAGATATGGAAAATGCGATGGGAGATAGTTTTGTGAAATTCCATCATGTGTCGTTATAAAAAGACCTTTCTTATAATAGATAGATCATTTAACAAATAATGTGTGAAAAATTTGAATTTATGATTACTGTAGGGAATGAATTTGCAATTGTCTTGAAATATTCCTTATTGGATTGGTTCAAAATTTGTGGCTTTGATCTTATTTACATCTAGGCAATGAAATAAAATTGAAGTTTTGTCTTCCCAATCTCTTTCACCATTTGTTAGAATTAACAACAATAAGTCAATACTCACATCATGAGAAACTTATGTCATTCTCATGATTTCAAATAATTTGAATTCTATCCTATTGTAATTATGAGTATGGACCAACTTAGAAGACCTTATATTTCGTatcatttgtatatatgtatatgtTGATACAGGTGAGAGGCTCACGTCGGATGTAATATGGTCTGAAAAGTGTTTACAAATAGAAGACATCTCTCACCTACAACCCGGTTTTGTAGTGTGACGTTAGGCTCAATCTAAATTATAAGAGGATATCAGAGTCTATCAAATATTTGTTGCGCCATCTGTTATttagttaattttatttttaatgaCAAATGTTAGCTGTTATTTTGTTAGTGGGAGAAGTTGAACTCACGACCTCCTTATTACTCCAATTTCTATGTTCCTCCCCGAAATCACAAAGCCAATTTATCACCTCTTTGGGCTATCCGTTATTAAGTCACTTGGGTCACACTCTAGATGTTTAGTTTTGAGAGTGAGAGGTTGCATTGAAAGTCCCGCGTTCAATGTCGTATGGCCTAAAGAGGCATTCTCATGTAGGAATCATCCCATGCCTTTCAATAACATTGATTCACAATTTTTGGCCACTGTCACCAATATATTCCGATGGCATCTATCAGAATACTGGATCCCTTCCGTTTCAGTAaatatgaaattttttccacacTCCATCATTTTGTCTAAGCAGCCAAATTAAGCCAAAGCTTTAAAGTTTTACTGGACACTCAGAAACCATTGGCAAACTTTGTGGAGATAGATGGGTTTTTGTAGAAGGAATTCATTTAGCATAAATGCCCTTTACCAATTCACATAGCAACAGAATAGGTTAAGATCATGAATACCTTACTGTTAGATGCATACATTAGATTCATTAAAATATGAAATATATATCCTTTGCTTTCAGGATTCCAATGAATGGATCTTACCATGTGAGATTTTCACATGATTGATGGCATTCTCCGTTTACTAATATCTACTACGGTTTATTTCTCTATTTGTTAGGATTCTGAAAGGGCTGTGAGCAAGGAAGAGGGATTAGCCCTTGCTAAAGAATTGGGGTGTTTGCTTCTTGAATGTAGTGCTAAAACTCGAGAGAATGTGGAGAAGTGCTTTGAAGAACTCGCTCTAAAGGTAGAAGTTTCCTTTAAAGCTGTTTCTGTCTTGTGCATAATACAACTTTCCAATTAACCGGCATTAACTATTAGTATTTTACTTCACTAAGTCAGTTGGTAGTTTTAGAAGTTAGTAAATCTGTTTGGCTGTTAGCAATTCTGTTATAAGTTAGTTAGATCATTTCTCTCTATATATTTTATACCGTCTATAGTTTTTCATTTGCAATTTCCGAATAATAAGTATTATCCGATTTTGTAGATAATGGAGGCGCCTAGTCTATTGGaagaaggatcaacagcaataAAAAGAAATGTTTTAAAACAGAAACAAGAACCACAAGCACCACGGAACGGCGGCTGTTGCTCTTAAAATGCTGCATTGTGAACATTTTGGAAAATCCTGTATATGTGACTGTGAGCTTTTTCCCTAGTTTTTTTACTGCTGCCAGTGTCTTTTAGTTGCTCAATTACTTGTGATTGGGGGAAATTGGCAACAATGACATTTATCAGCTTGTGTAAATTTGTTTGCCTTTGAATGATTCTATCATTTGTGTGTTGCTCCCAAGTCAAAATCTGATAATGATATACTTGCACAATTAAATTTATGTTTACTCATTCACAAACTTGTACAAACTATATAACATGGTAATGTTTAAAATTATAGGGTTTGTTCCAATCAAATATTTCTCTTTAAAGTTCATTTAATTAGTACATATTTAAGTTTAATTATAACAAATATTTTCTAAGATCTAATTTAACTACGATTTAACCGTGACAAATTTTAGACATAACATGATAATCCGTCTCGCACGTATTTGATGAGGGTTCTGCTTTTTGTGCCTCATCATATGTTCCCCTAGCTTGTTCAATTATAAACTCAGCCCTACATATACACAAACACTCATGAACTTTTTTTTGATTTTGTACTAGTCATATTAATTATAGTGCTTGATAATGGTAGAACATGAGTGGTGTTTTGTTTGTGGGGTCATAATCACTCATTTTGTTCGCAAAAGTAGTTATAACTGTtgtattttttattatatttCAAAAGCATCATTATTAGAATATTTTTCCAACTCTTTCTAACTGCACTTTCTACTTATTTGTCCAAGTCATCTTATTTCATTCACTTGTTTGGTTAAAGAAACGTTGAAAAGTTTAATATATATTCACATGCCTTGCTTGTTTTATAAAATGAAACCACCACTTCCGTATGTTCTGAGATCCTTATTTTTGGGTACTATTGTTTTGAACACACATGGCTTATTTACTTATAGCCAATGCCTGGTTTTTCTCTTAATaaaacttaaaaaataaaaataaaagtaatTCGTAATTTATATAGAAATAGAAGGCAATCAATAACAAAGCTATTGAGTTAACACTGATAGTAACTATAAGGAAATTTAACATTGTTTTGCATGAGTATTTGACTATTCTTAAAAGATCCACTCTATGTTATTAGGAAGTAAAAAATATCAAATGCAAATGATGTTATAACATGTTGATTGTCCgaatatattattttatatttaaatacTTTACTTGAAATGATTTTAAAAACTGTTTGTCTTATAAAAAAGCCTCTAATTCTTATTATCACAAGGGAAAACTCAAACCTATATTCAACCGTATACCAGAGTTTCGGCTAGTCTAAGGCCAATCTTTTGTCATGAAGATGGTAAAAGAAACTTACATACGCCTATATGTGTGTATCATGTGATAACAGGATACGAAACATATTAGCAACATGATATGACAAAGTGACATGATAGTGATTTCATCTCCCTGAAGGGAAACAATTGATCAAGAAAGTTAACGAATAGGAATAATGATTTCACCCCCTGAAGGGAAACAAATTGATTAAGAAAGTAAAGAATAGGAAACATAATGGACATTGTTTCATCGATATATAAATCAACTACATGAGTTAACATGGAGTATA encodes:
- the LOC127125759 gene encoding ras-related protein RABC2a; translation: MSSSSGQTTTGHDLSFKILLIGDSGVGKSCLLVTFISSSSIEDLSPTIGVDFKIKTLTVGGKRLKLTIWDTAGQERFRTLTSSYYRGAQGIILVYDVTKRETFTNLSEVWSKELELYSTNQECVKMLVGNKVDRDSERAVSKEEGLALAKELGCLLLECSAKTRENVEKCFEELALKIMEAPSLLEEGSTAIKRNVLKQKQEPQAPRNGGCCS